A single region of the Bacteroides luhongzhouii genome encodes:
- the rpsA gene encoding 30S ribosomal protein S1 — protein MENLKNVAPIEDFNWDAYENGETVTNVSHDELEKAYDGTLNKVNDREVVDGTVIAMNKREVVVNIGYKSDGIIPLNEFRYNPDLKIGDTVEVYIENQEDKKGQLVLSHRKARATRSWDRVNAALENEEIIKGFIKCRTKGGMIVDVFGIEAFLPGSQIDVKPIRDYDVFVGKTMEFKVVKINQEFKNVVVSHKALIEAELEQQKKEIIGKLEKGQVLEGTVKNITSYGVFIDLGGVDGLIHITDLSWGRVSDPKEVVELDQKLNVVILDFDDEKKRIALGLKQLTPHPWDALDTDLKVGDKVKGKVVVMADYGAFIEIAPGVEGLIHVSEMSWSQHLRSAQDFMKVGDEVEAVVLTLDREERKMSLGIKQLKQDPWETIEEKYPVGSKHTAKVRNFTNFGVFVEIEEGVDGLIHISDLSWTKKVKHPSEFTQIGADIEVQVLEIDKENRRLSLGHKQLEENPWDVFETVFTVGSVHEGTIIEMLDKGAVVALPYGVEGFATPKHLVKEDGSQAQLDEKLEFKVIEFNKDAKRIILSHSRIFEDVAKAEERAEKKATSGAKKASSGKREDSPMIQNQAASTTLGDIDALAALKEQLEGKK, from the coding sequence ATGGAAAACTTAAAGAACGTAGCTCCTATTGAAGATTTCAACTGGGATGCTTATGAAAATGGCGAAACAGTAACCAACGTTAGCCACGATGAACTTGAAAAAGCTTACGACGGTACGCTTAACAAAGTGAACGACCGTGAGGTTGTTGACGGAACCGTAATCGCAATGAACAAGCGTGAAGTAGTTGTGAACATCGGTTACAAATCAGACGGTATCATCCCTTTGAATGAATTCCGTTACAATCCGGACCTGAAAATTGGTGATACTGTAGAAGTATACATCGAAAACCAGGAAGACAAAAAAGGACAGCTCGTTCTGTCACACAGAAAAGCCCGCGCTACTCGTTCTTGGGATCGCGTTAACGCTGCTCTGGAAAATGAAGAAATTATCAAGGGATTCATCAAGTGCCGCACGAAGGGTGGTATGATCGTAGACGTATTCGGAATCGAAGCATTCTTGCCGGGTTCTCAGATCGACGTTAAACCGATCCGCGACTATGATGTATTCGTTGGCAAAACAATGGAATTCAAAGTGGTTAAAATCAACCAGGAATTCAAAAACGTTGTTGTATCTCACAAAGCTCTTATCGAAGCTGAACTGGAACAACAGAAGAAAGAAATCATCGGTAAACTTGAAAAAGGACAAGTTCTTGAAGGAACTGTTAAAAATATCACATCTTACGGTGTATTCATCGACCTTGGTGGCGTAGACGGTTTGATCCACATCACTGACCTTTCTTGGGGACGCGTTAGCGATCCGAAAGAAGTGGTTGAACTGGATCAGAAGCTCAACGTTGTTATCCTTGACTTCGATGACGAAAAGAAACGTATCGCTCTTGGCTTGAAACAACTGACTCCGCACCCATGGGATGCTCTTGATACTGACTTGAAGGTTGGTGACAAGGTGAAAGGTAAAGTGGTTGTTATGGCTGACTACGGCGCATTCATCGAAATCGCTCCGGGCGTAGAAGGTTTGATCCACGTTTCAGAAATGTCTTGGAGCCAACACCTGCGTTCTGCACAAGATTTCATGAAGGTAGGCGACGAAGTGGAAGCTGTTGTTCTTACACTTGACCGTGAAGAACGTAAGATGTCTTTGGGTATCAAACAACTGAAACAAGATCCATGGGAAACTATCGAAGAAAAGTATCCTGTAGGTTCTAAGCATACTGCAAAAGTACGTAACTTCACTAACTTCGGTGTATTCGTAGAAATCGAAGAAGGTGTAGACGGCTTGATCCACATCTCTGACCTTTCTTGGACTAAGAAAGTAAAACACCCGTCAGAATTTACTCAGATTGGTGCTGACATCGAAGTTCAGGTATTGGAAATCGACAAAGAAAACCGTCGTTTGAGCCTTGGACACAAACAACTCGAAGAAAATCCTTGGGATGTATTCGAAACAGTGTTCACTGTAGGTTCTGTACACGAAGGTACTATCATCGAAATGTTGGATAAGGGTGCTGTTGTAGCTCTTCCTTACGGTGTAGAAGGTTTCGCAACTCCGAAACACCTTGTAAAAGAAGACGGTTCACAAGCACAGTTGGATGAGAAACTTGAATTCAAAGTGATCGAGTTCAACAAAGACGCTAAGAGAATCATCCTGTCTCACAGCCGTATCTTCGAAGATGTAGCTAAAGCTGAAGAAAGAGCAGAAAAGAAAGCTACTTCTGGCGCAAAGAAAGCATCTTCTGGTAAGAGAGAAGATTCTCCGATGATCCAAAACCAAGCTGCTTCAACTACTTTGGGCGACATCGACGCTCTGGCTGCATTGAAAGAACAGTTGGAAGGAAAGAAATAA
- a CDS encoding ribonuclease Z, whose translation MEKFELHILGCGSALPTTRHFATSQVVNLREKLFMIDCGEGAQMQLRRSRLKFSRLNHIFISHLHGDHCFGLLGLISTFGLLGRTADLHIHSPRGLEELFAPMLAFFCKTLTYKVFFHEFETKEPMLIYDDRSVTVTTIPLKHRIPCCGFLFEEKQRPNHIIRDMVDFYKVPVYELNRIKNGADFVTPEGEVIPNLRLTRPSAPARKYAYCSDTIYRPSLAEQIKNVDLLFHEATFAQTEQARAKETYHTTAAQAAQLALDANVRQLVIGHFSARYEDESILLNEASGIFPQTILAKENLCIDVDGGTVYEK comes from the coding sequence ATGGAAAAATTTGAGTTACATATATTGGGATGCGGTTCCGCTTTGCCTACCACGCGACATTTTGCGACCTCTCAAGTCGTAAACTTGCGTGAAAAACTATTTATGATTGATTGTGGCGAGGGAGCACAGATGCAATTACGCCGTTCGCGACTGAAATTTTCCCGATTAAATCATATCTTCATCTCTCATTTACATGGTGACCATTGTTTCGGATTGTTGGGGCTGATCTCTACATTCGGATTATTGGGAAGAACAGCCGATTTACATATCCATTCTCCAAGAGGACTGGAAGAGTTGTTTGCGCCGATGCTTGCTTTCTTTTGCAAGACTTTGACTTATAAGGTGTTCTTCCATGAATTCGAAACGAAAGAACCGATGCTCATTTACGATGACCGTTCGGTGACTGTAACCACAATCCCTTTAAAACATCGAATTCCCTGTTGCGGTTTCCTTTTTGAAGAGAAACAGCGTCCGAATCATATTATCAGAGATATGGTGGATTTTTATAAAGTTCCGGTCTATGAACTGAACCGCATCAAGAACGGAGCAGACTTTGTAACTCCCGAAGGAGAAGTAATACCCAATTTACGTTTGACCCGTCCATCGGCTCCGGCTCGTAAATATGCTTATTGCTCTGATACAATCTATCGCCCGTCACTTGCCGAACAAATCAAAAATGTAGATTTGCTTTTCCATGAGGCTACCTTTGCGCAGACAGAGCAGGCACGGGCCAAGGAAACTTATCATACTACGGCTGCACAAGCCGCACAACTTGCCTTGGACGCCAATGTGAGACAATTGGTGATCGGACACTTTTCAGCCCGTTACGAGGATGAATCTATTCTGCTTAATGAAGCGTCCGGCATTTTCCCGCAAACCATTTTGGCGAAAGAAAATCTGTGTATTGACGTTGATGGAGGAACTGTGTATGAGAAATAG
- a CDS encoding L,D-transpeptidase family protein, with protein sequence MRNRCLLWGAVILFIACLAACKKEKPQSPIPDSLSSLQELFNPAYQIDADSIRLMIRSCLNENPITPWDSALLAHYREKDEFFWLNDSLVSDKPATQVADSMLFWLGDISRHGINPNLYPVDSLRERLQQIRSLKLQEGKTMNRLLADVEYQLTAAYLSYVCQLKFGFLPSERRWNDSVNHIPLKHCDAAFANAALDSLRANPNAAFRGAQPSSPFYRKMQEELVRVNAWGKTDTTDYYRDRLLVNMERARWQYALDKGQKYVIANVAAFMLQAVNEETDSILEMRICVGTVKNKTPLLSSRIYYMELNPYWNVPQSIIRKEIIPTYRRDTTYFTRNRMKVYDKNGLQVNPHQINWAKYAGKGVPYTVKQDNKTGNSLGRIIFRFPNPHSVYLHDTPSRWAFTRKNRAVSHGCVRLQKALDFAFFLLKEPDELLEDRIRIAMDIKPVSEEGKKLPVSSAYRELKHYSLEKYIPLFIDYQTVYLSADNNLRYCEDIYKYDPSLLEAMNNLNLKP encoded by the coding sequence ATGAGAAATAGATGCCTGCTTTGGGGAGCGGTAATCCTATTCATCGCTTGTCTGGCAGCCTGTAAAAAAGAGAAACCCCAATCTCCGATACCGGACTCACTGTCTTCCCTGCAAGAACTGTTCAACCCTGCTTATCAAATAGATGCCGACAGTATTCGTCTAATGATTCGTTCCTGCTTGAACGAAAACCCCATAACTCCTTGGGATTCGGCTTTGCTGGCCCATTATCGGGAAAAAGATGAATTCTTCTGGTTGAATGACTCGCTCGTATCCGATAAACCTGCCACACAGGTGGCGGACTCTATGTTGTTCTGGTTGGGAGACATCTCACGGCATGGCATTAATCCGAATCTTTATCCTGTGGATAGCCTCCGTGAGAGATTGCAACAGATACGTTCTTTGAAGTTACAGGAAGGAAAGACAATGAACCGTCTGTTGGCAGATGTGGAATATCAGTTGACAGCCGCTTATCTTTCGTATGTGTGCCAGTTGAAATTTGGCTTCTTGCCTTCGGAACGCAGATGGAATGATTCAGTCAATCATATTCCCCTGAAGCATTGTGATGCTGCTTTTGCAAATGCCGCCCTCGATTCATTGCGCGCAAATCCCAATGCCGCTTTTCGTGGAGCACAGCCTTCTTCTCCATTTTATCGCAAGATGCAGGAAGAACTGGTTCGTGTGAACGCCTGGGGGAAAACAGACACTACGGATTATTACCGGGATCGTCTGTTGGTAAATATGGAGCGGGCACGTTGGCAATATGCATTGGATAAAGGACAGAAATATGTGATAGCCAATGTGGCGGCATTCATGTTGCAGGCGGTCAACGAAGAAACGGATTCTATTCTGGAGATGCGTATCTGTGTGGGAACTGTGAAGAATAAAACGCCTCTCCTGTCGAGCAGGATTTATTATATGGAGCTGAATCCGTACTGGAATGTACCTCAAAGTATTATCCGGAAAGAAATCATCCCTACTTATCGCAGAGATACGACCTATTTCACCCGTAACCGTATGAAGGTGTATGACAAGAACGGCTTACAAGTGAATCCTCATCAGATTAATTGGGCTAAATATGCAGGAAAAGGTGTACCTTATACGGTGAAGCAGGACAATAAAACGGGGAATTCATTGGGACGCATCATCTTCCGTTTCCCTAATCCTCATTCCGTATATCTGCACGATACTCCTTCCCGCTGGGCTTTCACGCGAAAGAATCGTGCAGTGAGCCACGGTTGCGTACGTCTTCAGAAAGCACTCGACTTTGCTTTCTTCCTGCTGAAAGAGCCGGATGAATTATTGGAAGACCGTATCCGCATTGCAATGGATATCAAGCCGGTGAGTGAAGAGGGGAAGAAGCTGCCCGTCAGTTCGGCCTACCGTGAACTGAAACATTATAGTTTAGAGAAATATATACCTTTATTTATAGATTATCAGACGGTTTATCTGTCTGCCGATAATAATTTGAGGTATTGTGAGGACATTTATAAATATGATCCGTCTTTACTAGAGGCAATGAACAACCTGAATTTGAAACCATAA
- a CDS encoding RNA polymerase sigma factor: protein MIPYNEREVLKLLQEESTQRKGFEMIVAQYSEQLYWQIRRMVLSHEDANDLLQNTFIKAWTNIDYFRAEAKLSTWLYRIALNECLTFLNKQRAMTTVDIDDPEAAIVQKLESDSYFSGDEIQLCLQKALLTLPEKQRMVFNLKYYQEMKYEEMSEIFGTSVGALKASYHHAVKKIEKFLEEID from the coding sequence ATGATTCCTTATAACGAACGCGAAGTTCTGAAACTCCTTCAGGAGGAGAGTACACAGCGGAAAGGATTTGAAATGATTGTGGCGCAGTATAGCGAGCAATTGTATTGGCAAATCCGCCGGATGGTACTGTCGCATGAGGATGCGAACGATCTCCTGCAAAACACTTTCATCAAGGCATGGACGAATATCGATTATTTCCGTGCCGAGGCGAAACTGTCTACCTGGCTCTATCGCATCGCACTGAACGAATGTCTTACCTTTCTGAATAAGCAGCGCGCTATGACTACCGTGGATATTGACGACCCTGAAGCTGCGATTGTGCAGAAGCTGGAAAGTGACTCCTACTTTTCGGGCGACGAAATACAGTTGTGTCTGCAAAAAGCTCTATTGACTTTGCCGGAAAAACAGCGTATGGTGTTCAACCTGAAATATTATCAGGAAATGAAATACGAAGAGATGTCGGAAATCTTCGGTACATCGGTTGGTGCGCTCAAAGCGTCATATCATCATGCGGTGAAGAAAATAGAGAAGTTTTTAGAAGAAATAGATTAA
- the mazG gene encoding nucleoside triphosphate pyrophosphohydrolase: MSHTRQEQMEAFGRFLDILDELRVKCPWDRKQTNESLRPNTIEETYELCDALMRDDKKEICKELGDVLLHVAFYAKIGSETGDFDIKDVCDKLCDKLIFRHPHVFGEVKAETAGQVSENWEQLKLKEKDGNKSVLSGVPAALPSLIKAYRIQDKARNVGFDWEEREQVWDKVKEEIGEFQDEVANMDKDKAEAEFGDVMFSLINAARLYKINPDNALELTNQKFIRRFNYLEEHTIKEGKSLKDMSLEEMDAIWNEAKKKGL, from the coding sequence ATGTCACATACCAGACAAGAACAGATGGAAGCCTTCGGACGCTTCCTGGACATTCTCGACGAACTGCGTGTTAAATGTCCCTGGGACCGCAAACAGACCAATGAAAGTCTGCGTCCCAACACCATAGAAGAGACTTACGAACTTTGCGACGCCCTGATGAGGGATGACAAGAAAGAAATCTGCAAGGAATTGGGGGACGTATTGCTACATGTAGCCTTCTATGCCAAGATAGGCTCGGAAACAGGAGATTTTGACATCAAAGATGTTTGCGATAAACTGTGTGATAAACTGATTTTCCGTCACCCGCATGTATTCGGAGAGGTAAAAGCAGAGACAGCAGGACAAGTTTCCGAAAATTGGGAACAGTTGAAGCTAAAGGAGAAAGACGGCAACAAGAGTGTATTGAGCGGTGTACCCGCTGCCCTCCCCTCGCTCATCAAGGCTTATCGTATTCAAGACAAAGCCCGCAATGTAGGTTTCGACTGGGAAGAGCGTGAACAGGTATGGGATAAAGTGAAGGAAGAAATCGGAGAATTTCAGGATGAAGTAGCTAATATGGATAAGGACAAGGCGGAAGCTGAATTCGGCGACGTTATGTTTAGCCTTATCAATGCAGCGCGTCTCTACAAGATCAATCCTGATAATGCTTTGGAACTTACCAATCAAAAGTTTATCCGTCGCTTCAATTATTTGGAGGAACATACTATCAAGGAAGGAAAAAGCCTGAAGGATATGTCTCTTGAAGAGATGGATGCTATTTGGAATGAAGCAAAGAAAAAAGGACTATAA
- a CDS encoding ATP-binding protein: MDRLYENFNKLLKATSTDFIRYKYTEINWDSHMLGLVGPRGVGKTTMFLQHIKQNMNPKDTLYVSADNMYFADNSLIDLTDKFSKQGGKHLFIDEIHKYPNWSRELKQIFDSYPDMQVLFTGSSILDIYKGTADLSRRTPIYEMQGLSFREYLSMFHQIHVPVYTLEEILEHKVEIPGIAHPLPLFAEYIQHGYYPFSKDITFEIELNQVINQTMENDIPQYANMNVSTGRKLKQLLMIIAKSVPFKPVMQKLADIIGVSRNYLSDYLIYIEKAGMIAQVRNDTGGIRGLGKVEKIYLDNTNFIYALGGENSNIGNIRETFFYNQMRVKQDIISSKISDFQIGERTFEIGGKNKGQQQITEAKEGYIVKDDIETGYGNIIPLWNFGMNY; this comes from the coding sequence ATGGACAGATTATACGAAAACTTCAATAAACTCCTTAAAGCTACAAGTACCGATTTCATCCGATACAAGTATACTGAAATAAACTGGGACAGTCATATGCTCGGACTTGTCGGACCACGCGGAGTAGGTAAAACCACCATGTTCCTTCAACATATCAAGCAGAACATGAATCCGAAAGATACATTGTATGTTTCAGCAGACAATATGTACTTTGCCGATAATTCCCTGATTGACCTAACAGACAAATTCAGCAAACAAGGTGGCAAGCACCTATTTATTGATGAAATACACAAATACCCTAACTGGTCTCGTGAATTGAAGCAGATATTCGATTCTTATCCTGATATGCAAGTTCTTTTCACCGGTTCCTCTATTTTGGATATTTATAAAGGAACGGCAGATTTAAGCAGACGTACCCCCATCTATGAAATGCAAGGGCTGTCTTTCAGAGAATATTTAAGTATGTTCCATCAAATTCATGTACCAGTCTACACATTAGAAGAGATACTGGAACATAAAGTTGAAATTCCGGGAATAGCACATCCACTTCCGCTATTCGCTGAATATATACAACACGGCTATTACCCGTTTAGCAAAGATATCACTTTTGAAATCGAGTTGAACCAAGTAATCAACCAAACTATGGAAAATGACATTCCTCAATATGCTAATATGAATGTCTCCACAGGACGTAAATTGAAACAACTGTTGATGATTATTGCCAAAAGCGTTCCATTTAAGCCTGTCATGCAAAAACTCGCTGACATCATTGGAGTAAGTCGTAATTATTTAAGCGATTACTTAATTTATATCGAGAAAGCGGGAATGATAGCTCAAGTTCGCAATGACACAGGCGGGATCAGAGGTCTGGGCAAAGTAGAAAAAATATATCTTGATAATACTAATTTCATTTATGCATTAGGAGGAGAAAATTCCAATATCGGTAATATCCGCGAAACATTTTTTTATAACCAAATGCGAGTAAAACAGGACATTATATCTTCAAAAATTTCTGATTTCCAAATAGGAGAAAGAACATTTGAAATAGGAGGAAAAAACAAAGGACAACAACAGATAACCGAAGCCAAAGAAGGATACATTGTAAAAGATGATATAGAAACCGGATACGGTAATATTATTCCTCTTTGGAACTTCGGGATGAATTATTAG
- a CDS encoding DUF3810 domain-containing protein: MMKNKPNVRYLALGALLILVWLTQWIPALATIYSQTIYPLISYVLSFFSGLFPFAIGDLFIFLSITGVIVYPFYARLRKKLPWKKILLRDGEYLLWIYVWFYLAWGLNYSQKNFYQRTEIPYTAYTPEIFQEFVDDYITQLNRSYTPVNSINQDLIREETVRIYHQLSDSLGVHRPPHEHPRVKTMLFTPFISMVGVTGSMGPFFCEFTLNGDLLPVNYPATYAHELAHLLGITSEAEANFYAYQVCTRSQAMGIRFSGYFSVLGHVLGNAQRLLPEEEYTRLFKRIRPEIIELAKNNQAYWAAKYSPVVGAVQDWIYDLYLKGNKIESGRQNYSEVVGLLISYQEWKKK, from the coding sequence ATGATGAAAAATAAGCCAAATGTAAGATATTTAGCCTTAGGAGCATTGTTAATCCTGGTGTGGCTAACGCAATGGATTCCTGCTCTGGCAACGATCTATTCTCAGACAATCTATCCCCTTATCTCATACGTCCTGTCGTTTTTTTCCGGTTTATTTCCTTTTGCAATAGGGGATTTATTTATTTTTCTTAGCATCACAGGCGTGATTGTTTATCCCTTTTATGCCCGTCTCCGCAAGAAGTTGCCTTGGAAGAAAATCTTATTGCGCGACGGGGAATACTTATTATGGATTTATGTATGGTTCTATCTGGCATGGGGACTGAACTACTCGCAGAAAAACTTCTATCAACGAACAGAAATCCCGTACACCGCCTATACTCCCGAGATTTTCCAAGAATTCGTAGATGATTATATTACTCAACTTAACCGTTCGTATACTCCTGTCAATAGTATCAACCAAGACTTGATACGAGAGGAAACTGTGCGAATCTATCATCAGTTAAGTGATAGCTTGGGCGTACATCGCCCTCCACACGAGCATCCGAGGGTAAAAACAATGTTATTCACTCCCTTCATTTCAATGGTAGGAGTAACGGGTAGCATGGGGCCTTTCTTCTGTGAGTTTACACTCAACGGAGATTTGCTTCCCGTTAATTATCCGGCCACTTATGCTCACGAACTAGCCCATTTATTAGGTATCACCAGTGAAGCGGAAGCTAATTTTTATGCTTATCAGGTTTGCACCCGTTCACAAGCAATGGGAATCCGTTTTTCCGGATACTTTTCTGTATTGGGACATGTATTGGGAAATGCGCAAAGATTACTCCCGGAAGAAGAATACACCCGACTTTTTAAACGTATCCGACCGGAAATTATCGAATTGGCTAAGAATAACCAGGCGTATTGGGCTGCCAAGTATAGCCCCGTGGTCGGTGCTGTGCAGGATTGGATATATGACCTTTATCTGAAAGGGAATAAGATAGAAAGCGGACGGCAAAACTATTCGGAAGTAGTGGGGCTGCTGATTTCCTATCAGGAGTGGAAAAAGAAATAA
- a CDS encoding valine--tRNA ligase — protein MELASKYNPADVEGKWYQYWLDHHLFSSKPDGREPYTIVIPPPNVTGVLHMGHMLNNTIQDILVRRARMEGKNACWVPGTDHASIATEAKVVNRLASQGIKKTDLTRDEFLKHAWEWTDEHGGIILKQLRKLGASCDWDRTAFTMDEKRSESVIKVFVDLFDKGLIYRGVRMVNWDPKALTALSDEEVIYKEEHGKLYYLRYKVEGDPEGRYAVVATTRPETIMGDTAMCINPNDPKNEWLKGKKVIVPLVNRVIPVIEDDYVDIEFGTGCLKVTPAHDVNDYMLGEKYNLPSIDIFNDNGTLSEAAGMYIGMDRFDVRKQIEKDLEAAGLLEKIEAYTNKVGYSERTNVVIEPKLSMQWFLKMQHFADMALPPVMNDDLKFYPAKYKNTYRHWMENIKDWCISRQLWWGHRIPAYFLPEGGYVVATTPEEALAKAKEKTGNAALTMEDLRQDEDCLDTWFSSWLWPISLFDGINNPGNEEIKYYYPTSDLVTGPDIIFFWVARMIMAGYEYEGQMPFKNVYFTGIVRDKQGRKMSKSLGNSPDPLELIEKYGADGVRMGMMLSAPAGNDILFDDALCEQGRNFCNKIWNAFRLIKGWTNAQGTIAVPPEAHLAVQWFDQRLDAAAVEVADLFSKYRLSEALMLVYKLFWDEFSSWLLEIVKPAYGQPVNGFIYSMVLSSFERLLELLHPFMPFITEELWQQLRERKPGESLMVTLMEEPLEVNEKFLQEFELAKEIISNVRSIRLQKNIALKEQLELQIVGSHPVEKMNPVIIKMCNLSAVTVVESKSEGAASFMIGTTEFAVPLGNMIDVEAEIARMEAELKHKEGFLQGVMKKLSNEKFVNNAPAAVLELERKKQADAESIINSLKESIAALKKA, from the coding sequence ATGGAATTAGCAAGTAAGTACAATCCCGCTGACGTGGAGGGAAAATGGTACCAGTATTGGCTGGACCATCATTTATTCAGTTCAAAACCCGATGGTCGTGAACCTTACACCATCGTCATTCCGCCCCCGAACGTCACCGGTGTGTTACACATGGGACACATGCTTAATAATACCATCCAGGATATTTTAGTTCGTCGTGCCCGTATGGAAGGCAAGAATGCCTGCTGGGTGCCGGGAACTGACCATGCTTCTATTGCCACCGAAGCAAAAGTTGTAAACAGACTCGCTTCTCAAGGTATCAAGAAAACCGATCTGACTCGTGATGAGTTCTTAAAACATGCCTGGGAATGGACAGACGAGCACGGTGGTATTATCTTGAAGCAACTCCGTAAACTCGGCGCATCCTGCGATTGGGATCGTACTGCTTTCACTATGGATGAGAAACGCAGTGAAAGTGTAATCAAGGTATTTGTCGATCTGTTCGATAAAGGATTGATCTACCGGGGCGTCCGCATGGTAAACTGGGATCCGAAAGCCTTGACTGCTCTTTCCGACGAGGAAGTAATCTACAAGGAAGAACACGGAAAGCTGTATTACCTCCGTTATAAAGTGGAAGGCGATCCGGAAGGTCGCTACGCGGTTGTTGCAACGACTCGTCCCGAAACAATTATGGGGGATACGGCCATGTGTATCAATCCGAACGACCCGAAGAACGAATGGCTGAAAGGAAAGAAAGTAATCGTTCCGCTGGTAAACCGTGTCATTCCTGTGATTGAGGATGATTATGTAGATATCGAATTCGGTACAGGTTGTCTGAAAGTAACCCCGGCCCATGATGTAAACGACTATATGCTGGGTGAAAAATATAACCTGCCTAGTATCGATATCTTCAATGACAACGGTACATTGAGCGAAGCTGCCGGTATGTATATCGGTATGGACCGTTTCGATGTTCGTAAACAAATAGAGAAAGACCTCGAAGCTGCCGGATTGCTGGAAAAAATAGAAGCCTATACTAATAAGGTAGGATATTCGGAACGTACCAACGTTGTGATCGAACCGAAATTGTCTATGCAATGGTTCCTCAAGATGCAGCATTTCGCAGATATGGCATTGCCTCCGGTAATGAACGACGATCTGAAATTCTACCCTGCAAAATACAAGAATACCTACCGTCACTGGATGGAAAACATCAAAGACTGGTGTATCAGCCGTCAGTTGTGGTGGGGGCATCGTATTCCTGCATACTTCCTGCCGGAAGGTGGTTATGTAGTAGCCACTACTCCCGAAGAAGCTCTGGCAAAAGCAAAAGAAAAGACGGGTAATGCCGCCCTGACAATGGAAGACCTGCGTCAGGATGAAGATTGCCTGGACACTTGGTTCTCTTCCTGGTTGTGGCCTATCTCTTTGTTCGACGGAATCAATAATCCGGGCAATGAAGAAATCAAATACTACTATCCGACAAGCGACCTTGTGACAGGACCGGACATTATCTTCTTCTGGGTAGCCCGTATGATTATGGCAGGCTACGAATATGAGGGACAGATGCCGTTTAAGAACGTATACTTCACAGGAATCGTTCGCGATAAGCAGGGACGTAAGATGTCTAAATCACTCGGTAACTCTCCTGACCCATTGGAACTGATTGAAAAGTATGGTGCCGACGGTGTACGTATGGGTATGATGCTTTCAGCTCCTGCCGGAAACGACATCCTTTTCGATGACGCACTTTGCGAACAGGGACGTAACTTCTGCAACAAGATATGGAATGCTTTCCGTCTGATTAAAGGATGGACGAATGCCCAAGGAACGATTGCAGTTCCGCCCGAGGCTCATCTGGCTGTTCAATGGTTCGACCAAAGACTGGATGCAGCTGCGGTTGAAGTTGCCGATTTGTTCTCTAAATATCGTTTGAGCGAAGCATTGATGTTAGTTTACAAACTATTCTGGGATGAGTTCTCTTCTTGGTTGCTGGAAATTGTGAAACCGGCTTATGGACAGCCCGTTAATGGCTTTATTTATAGTATGGTGCTTAGTTCTTTCGAACGTCTGCTTGAGTTGCTTCATCCTTTCATGCCGTTTATCACAGAAGAACTGTGGCAGCAACTGCGTGAGCGCAAACCGGGTGAAAGTTTGATGGTTACTCTCATGGAGGAGCCTCTTGAGGTAAACGAGAAATTCTTGCAAGAATTTGAATTGGCTAAGGAAATTATCAGCAATGTCCGCAGTATTCGTTTGCAGAAGAATATTGCTTTGAAAGAACAACTCGAATTGCAGATCGTAGGTAGTCATCCGGTAGAAAAAATGAATCCGGTGATTATCAAGATGTGTAATCTGTCTGCTGTAACAGTGGTGGAAAGCAAATCGGAAGGTGCTGCTTCTTTCATGATAGGAACAACAGAATTTGCGGTACCATTGGGTAATATGATTGACGTGGAAGCGGAAATTGCCCGTATGGAAGCAGAACTGAAGCATAAAGAAGGATTCTTGCAAGGCGTAATGAAGAAGCTTAGTAATGAAAAATTCGTCAACAATGCTCCGGCGGCTGTTCTCGAACTGGAACGCAAGAAACAGGCCGATGCTGAAAGTATTATTAATTCTTTGAAAGAAAGCATTGCTGCTTTAAAGAAAGCGTAA